The genomic DNA CGAGCCGGTCGAGCAGGCTCTTCGACAGGGCGTCGGTCACGGTCGGCGGTGTGCTCGTCATGGCCTCCGCGTAGGCGAGCACGTCCCGCTCCAGCGGCGTGAACACCTCCGACTGCCGCCAGCGCGGCACCTCGCTCGCCTTGGGCAGGTCCAGGTTCTGGTTCAGCGCCTGGAAGTAGGTGATGTCGAGGCACCAACTGCAGCCGACCTGTGCGGCGACGGCCATGTGCGCGAACGTCTTCAGACTCGCGTCGGCCGCGTCCCACGTGCCCACCTTGGCCGAGAACTCCTGGTTGGCCGCAGCGAGTTCGGGGTTGTTCCACAGCACTTCGACGGGCTCGGGAACGGCCCCGAGCTGCTTGATCAGGTTCTCCCGCAGCGCGGCGGGAAGCTCGGCCTTCGGAACGCGAAGTGTCACGGTGTTCTCCTTGGTCTGTGCGCCAGGTCGGCGGCTCGGACATGAAGACACCGGCGGGCTCGCGGATGTGACACCGGGACGAAGATCGGCAAAGGCCCGTCAGGACGACTGACGCCCCCGGCTCGGGGTACTCACCGCTCCATGCGGATGAGCGTGGTGGACGTGGGGTCGAACACGGTTCGGCTCGTGGTGGCGGACCTGGTGGACGGCGTACCCCTCCCCGTGCACACGGCGAAGTGGAAGCTGCGGCTCTCCGAGCGTGTCGGGCAGCCGTACGGAGAGATCCCCGAGGACTCCGTACGCCACCTCGTGAAGGCGGTGTCCGCCGCCGCGGAGACCGCCCGGCGATGGGGCGCCGCAGGGCCACTCGCCTTTGCCACGGCGGTCGTTCGCGGCGCGCCGAACCGGCTCGACGTGCTGCGCACGGTGCGTGCCGAGACCGGCGTACGGCTGTGCACGCTGCCGGGAGAGGTGGAGGGCGAGCTGACGTTCCTCGGCGCCCGGCGCTGGATGGGCTGGCGCGCGGGGCCGCTGGCCCTGTTCGACATCGGCGGCGGTACCTTCGAAGTCGCCTTCGGGCGGGGCCGGTTGCCCGATTTCGTGGCATCGCTGCCGCTCGGCGCGGGCCGGCTGACCCGGGACTTCCTCGACGGCCAGGGCCCGCCGCCCGAGCGCGCGGTCAAGGCGCTGCGTCGTGAGGCACGGCACCAACTGCGGGACGTGGCCGCACGGATCCGCTGGGAAGGGCCCCGGACCACGGTCGTGACGTCCCGTACCTTTCAGCAACTGGCCCGGCTCTGCGGCGCTGCTCCCGGACGCCAAGGTCCCTTTGTGGAAAGGCGGTTGGCGCGGTCGGAACTGCGCGCGGGCCTCGACCGGCTGGCCGCCCTCGAGGCCTCCGAGCGGGCCCTGCTCCCCGGTGTCTCGGCGCCACGGGCCGCGCAGAGCCTGGCCGGAGCCGTCGTCGGGCACACGGTCATGAAGCTCACGGGCATCAAGACCGTCACCGTCTGCCCCTGGGGCATCCGTGAAGGAGTGCTGTTGCGGTACGTCGAGGACGGCGGGTCCTGGTGGACGGAGATGACACGGCACAGCGACGACGCCGTAGCCGCGAGAGCGGTCGCCCTGCGTATCGCCCCGGTTCCGGGGAGTTGATCCCGGCATCGCCATCGCGCTGGACCAGTCGTCCGACGACGAGGTCATCGTCGTCGACGTACCCTCAACAACGCGGAGCGCAGGGCCTGTTGAGCGATTCCGCTTCCGGTCGGGGCGAGGGCGTACGGACGTCCCGGCATACCGGTATGCTCTCGACTGTTGTCTGACGGCAACTATGTCGCAAGGGTCGCGGGAGACCGTCCGGTGGGGAGGGCAGGGCCATGGTGGTGCCACAGCCGCGGGCCGACGACCTGCTGTCGGTGGGTGGCGAAGAGGCCGGTCCGGAAACCTGGGTGGCCTGGCAGCCCGCCGTCCTGCTGGTCGAGGACGACGCGGGTGACGCGCTGCTGGTGGAGGAACTGGTCGCCGACAGCGCGCTGAAGATACGGCTGCAGTGGGTGCGGTCGATGGCCGA from Streptomyces sp. NBC_01478 includes the following:
- a CDS encoding carboxymuconolactone decarboxylase family protein, coding for MTLRVPKAELPAALRENLIKQLGAVPEPVEVLWNNPELAAANQEFSAKVGTWDAADASLKTFAHMAVAAQVGCSWCLDITYFQALNQNLDLPKASEVPRWRQSEVFTPLERDVLAYAEAMTSTPPTVTDALSKSLLDRLGPAALVELTVFIGFANMAARCNTAHGITSQGYADSCAIPPVLRTEHAGADVASTA
- a CDS encoding Ppx/GppA phosphatase family protein, with the protein product MRMSVVDVGSNTVRLVVADLVDGVPLPVHTAKWKLRLSERVGQPYGEIPEDSVRHLVKAVSAAAETARRWGAAGPLAFATAVVRGAPNRLDVLRTVRAETGVRLCTLPGEVEGELTFLGARRWMGWRAGPLALFDIGGGTFEVAFGRGRLPDFVASLPLGAGRLTRDFLDGQGPPPERAVKALRREARHQLRDVAARIRWEGPRTTVVTSRTFQQLARLCGAAPGRQGPFVERRLARSELRAGLDRLAALEASERALLPGVSAPRAAQSLAGAVVGHTVMKLTGIKTVTVCPWGIREGVLLRYVEDGGSWWTEMTRHSDDAVAARAVALRIAPVPGS